From one Lycium barbarum isolate Lr01 chromosome 6, ASM1917538v2, whole genome shotgun sequence genomic stretch:
- the LOC132645299 gene encoding wound-induced protein WIN1 — translation MEKLTTLLLILFSIALGANAQQCGRQKGGALCSGNLCCSQYGWCGSTPEYCSPSQGCQSRCSGDGGGGGESAQNVRATYHIYNPQNVGWDLMAVSAYCSTWDANKPLAWRNKYGWTAFCGPVGPRGRDSCGRCLRVTNTRTGAQTTVRIVDQCSNGGLDLDINVFRQIDTDGVGNQQGHLIVNYQFVDCGDN, via the exons atggaaaagttaaCTACTCTTTTGCTGATTCTCTTCAGCATAGCCTTAGGTGCCAACGCACAGCAATGCGGCAGGCAAAAGGGCGGAGCCTTATGCAGCGGAAACTTGTGTTGCAGCCAATATGGGTGGTGCGGATCGACACCCGAGTACTGCTCACCTAGCCAAGGCTGCCAGAGTCGCTGCAGTGGCGATGGCGGTGGTGGTGGTGAAAGTGCGCAAAATGTTCGtgcaacatatcatatatataacccGCAGAATGTTGggtgggacttgatggccgttagTGCATACTGTTCAACTTGGGATGCTAATAAGCCTTTGGCGTGGCGGAACAAGTATGGTTGGACTGCTTTCTGTGGACCTGTTGGACCTCGTGGCCGAGACTCATGCGGCAGGTGCTTAAGg gtGACAAATACACGCACAGGAGCTCAAACGACAGTGAGAATCGTGGATCAATGCAGTAACGGTGGATTAGACTTAGACATCAACGTTTTCCGACAGATCGACACAGATggagtaggaaatcaacaaggcCATCTTATTGTGAACTACCAGTTTGTTGATTGTGGTGATAATTAG